The proteins below are encoded in one region of Hordeum vulgare subsp. vulgare chromosome 3H, MorexV3_pseudomolecules_assembly, whole genome shotgun sequence:
- the LOC123442449 gene encoding Bowman-Birk type trypsin inhibitor, which yields MGTMKRCMVPGILLMLALQAALLVAGDEVGSILLPSQGQGEAAAMAAGKKRPWKCCDQAVCTRSIPPICTCMDQVFECPKTCKSCGPSMGDPSRRICQDQYVGDPGPICRPWECCDKAICTRSNPPTCRCVDEVKKCAPTCKTCLPSRSRPSRRVCIDSYFGPVPPLCTPREDVAAGGN from the exons ATGGGGACGATGAAGCGATGCATGGTTCCTGGCATCCTGCTGATGCTTGCGCTGCAGGCAGCCCtgctggtcgccggcgacgaggtgggctCCATTCTCCTGCCGAGCCAGGGCCAAG GCGAAGCAGCTGCCATGGCGGCGGGCAAGAAGAGGCCGTGGAAGTGCTGCGACCAGGCGGTGTGCACCAGGTCCATCCCGCCGATCTGCACCTGCATGGACCAGGTCTTCGAGTGCCCCAAAACCTGCAAGTCCTGCGGGCCGTCCATGGGCGACCCATCCCGCCGGATCTGCCAGGATCAGTACGTCGGCGACCCAGGGCCCATCTGCCGGCCGTGGGAGTGCTGCGACAAGGCTATCTGCACCAGGTCCAACCCGCCGACGTGCCGCTGCGTCGACGAGGTCAAAAAGTGTGCTCCGACGTGCAAGACCTGCCTGCCGTCCAGGTCGCGCCCTTCCCGTCGCGTCTGCATCGACAGCTACTTTGGGCCCGTCCCGCCCCTATGCACGCCCCGGGAGGACGTTGCCGCCGGCGGTAACTAG